The following proteins come from a genomic window of Shewanella halifaxensis HAW-EB4:
- a CDS encoding DUF2956 domain-containing protein, translated as MAVSSSKQANSKASASKQSISSETKAEAMKVAKATQKPGQSKEHTKLIAQGIEKGIAEYKKLQKGKARERDKVRKQEVKVKAREASEHELDHSNIEDRAASPYLPWGLLTLSWVGFIAYLFIAK; from the coding sequence ATGGCAGTATCAAGCTCAAAGCAAGCTAACTCAAAAGCATCAGCCTCAAAACAGTCTATTTCAAGTGAAACCAAAGCTGAAGCAATGAAAGTTGCCAAGGCGACCCAAAAGCCGGGGCAATCCAAGGAGCACACTAAACTTATCGCCCAAGGGATTGAAAAAGGCATTGCCGAATATAAGAAACTTCAAAAAGGCAAAGCAAGAGAACGGGACAAAGTGCGTAAACAAGAGGTTAAGGTCAAGGCTCGCGAAGCCAGCGAACATGAACTCGATCACAGTAATATAGAGGACCGCGCAGCCAGCCCGTACCTACCGTGGGGGTTACTCACGCTCAGTTGGGTTGGATTTATCGCTTATTTATTTATAGCTAAATAA
- the torT gene encoding TMAO reductase system periplasmic protein TorT translates to MIKIVQLRLLLLVGFSLLSPFASATDIVSPWLIEQRTPYNEIQQQTSALQLTPLTSAKKSWRICALVPHLKDTYWTGIDYGLAQHAKQLNLKFELFEAGSYYSVQNQLRQLDNCMKHSFDAILLGSVRPDLLDLYQAPITKPVIALVNRLNHPKVNTRIGVNWYQMGYIAGKYIKLQAKHPVNLALLTGPDKLGGSDLVEQGLSTALKDSLVTVSAVHHADNNRNLYRDELESLLNEQIPDYILGSAVAIEAGVSMLRQHQLTDKVKLISSYLSPAVLRGIYRGKVEFSNDDQVVLQGKLAIDITVRELEGAKAFGDIGPKIQSLYSGHISNEVLKTSLPPADYYPIYRVNTEY, encoded by the coding sequence ATGATTAAAATTGTGCAGTTGCGTTTGCTACTCCTTGTTGGCTTCAGCTTGTTAAGCCCATTTGCAAGCGCGACAGACATAGTATCACCTTGGCTTATAGAGCAGAGAACGCCTTATAATGAAATACAACAACAAACTTCAGCGCTGCAACTTACGCCACTGACTTCGGCAAAAAAGAGCTGGCGAATTTGCGCCCTCGTGCCCCATCTGAAAGACACCTACTGGACAGGCATAGACTACGGGTTAGCGCAACACGCTAAACAATTAAATCTAAAGTTTGAGCTGTTTGAAGCGGGGAGCTATTACAGCGTCCAGAATCAGCTCAGACAGCTAGATAACTGCATGAAACATAGCTTCGATGCAATTCTACTCGGTAGCGTGCGTCCCGATCTGTTAGACCTATATCAGGCCCCTATCACTAAGCCTGTTATCGCACTGGTTAATCGACTAAACCACCCTAAGGTGAATACTCGCATTGGGGTTAATTGGTACCAGATGGGTTATATCGCTGGTAAATATATAAAGCTGCAAGCCAAACACCCCGTGAATTTAGCGTTACTCACGGGACCAGACAAGTTGGGTGGCAGCGATCTCGTCGAGCAAGGACTGTCAACTGCGCTAAAAGACAGCTTAGTGACCGTTAGTGCGGTGCACCATGCCGATAATAATCGCAACCTCTATCGAGACGAGTTAGAGAGCCTTCTCAACGAACAGATCCCCGATTACATTCTTGGCAGTGCCGTGGCCATAGAGGCCGGTGTCAGTATGCTACGTCAGCACCAGCTTACAGATAAAGTAAAGCTGATTAGCAGCTATCTCTCCCCAGCGGTATTGCGAGGGATCTATCGTGGAAAGGTTGAGTTTAGTAACGATGATCAGGTGGTATTGCAGGGAAAACTCGCCATTGATATTACGGTGAGAGAACTAGAAGGCGCTAAAGCCTTTGGTGATATTGGCCCGAAAATCCAAAGCCTTTATTCAGGGCATATCAGCAACGAAGTGCTCAAGACTAGTCTTCCTCCTGCGGATTATTATCCGATTTACCGGGTTAATACTGAATATTAA
- the hutW gene encoding heme anaerobic degradation radical SAM methyltransferase ChuW/HutW: MILTPTMTGIASPEPLQHAFKVKSAPHAGRGGSRPVFLEPEQWQQWWQQPSQATERALYIHIPFCRKRCTFCNFFENGTNPERISRYIKNLTEQLKIAADTPLAQSRPFNTVYVGGGTPTDISSDEVKQLGEAIQRFPLIDDAEVTLEGRLNGFDDDKWHNATANSFNRFSFGVQSFDTQVRQAAGRFDDKDFLLNRLQQLSQHPSGSIVIDLIFGLPGQTMDIWQQDLQAVIDSGVHGVDLYQLIGLSGTRIENAREKGKVLGTAASEFQADSQMRANMYASGANYFETQNWQRLSSCHWRCAPRERSVYNSLAKSGIEILPFGAGAGGSIHGHGCMNGRDLKKWHLAHDETLSLSNPLVRTAPIQVPGMLMSPNPSASLDAIFKRGLDSGELNLALLTKEMVVHLTPLFVEWQKNGLAILSQNALKLTLAGRFWNVNMQTGLFQYLAENPLNGELNGSEIQQPQGITS; encoded by the coding sequence ATGATCTTAACGCCCACCATGACAGGGATTGCTAGTCCAGAACCACTGCAACACGCTTTTAAGGTAAAAAGTGCGCCTCATGCAGGCCGTGGTGGCAGTCGTCCCGTTTTCCTTGAGCCTGAGCAATGGCAACAATGGTGGCAGCAACCTAGTCAAGCAACTGAACGGGCGTTATATATTCATATTCCTTTTTGTCGTAAGCGCTGCACCTTCTGCAACTTTTTCGAAAACGGTACCAACCCTGAACGGATTAGCCGCTACATTAAAAATCTCACCGAGCAACTTAAGATTGCGGCCGATACACCGCTAGCACAAAGCCGACCATTTAATACCGTTTATGTGGGCGGCGGTACTCCTACCGACATCAGTAGCGACGAAGTGAAACAACTGGGTGAAGCGATTCAGCGTTTTCCTCTGATTGACGATGCTGAAGTCACATTGGAAGGCCGACTCAATGGCTTCGATGATGACAAGTGGCATAACGCTACTGCAAACAGCTTTAATCGTTTCTCTTTTGGGGTGCAAAGCTTCGATACTCAAGTTCGCCAAGCCGCAGGCCGTTTCGATGATAAAGACTTTCTATTAAATCGATTACAGCAGTTAAGCCAGCATCCAAGTGGCAGTATCGTCATCGATCTGATCTTTGGTCTCCCCGGTCAAACCATGGATATTTGGCAGCAAGACTTGCAAGCGGTTATTGATAGCGGTGTACATGGTGTCGATCTGTATCAATTAATTGGTTTAAGTGGCACCCGTATCGAAAACGCCCGAGAAAAAGGTAAAGTATTAGGCACCGCTGCCAGTGAGTTTCAGGCTGACAGCCAAATGCGGGCCAATATGTATGCTAGTGGCGCCAACTATTTTGAGACACAAAACTGGCAACGCTTATCGAGTTGTCACTGGCGATGCGCCCCAAGAGAGCGTAGCGTTTACAACAGCCTAGCTAAGAGTGGCATTGAAATATTACCCTTCGGTGCGGGTGCTGGTGGCAGTATTCATGGTCACGGCTGCATGAACGGCAGAGATCTTAAGAAATGGCATCTGGCCCATGATGAAACCCTATCGCTATCTAATCCCCTAGTGCGAACAGCTCCGATTCAAGTTCCGGGGATGCTGATGAGCCCTAATCCATCGGCCAGCTTAGATGCCATATTTAAGCGAGGCCTTGATAGCGGCGAGTTAAACCTGGCTTTGCTCACCAAAGAGATGGTCGTACACTTAACGCCACTGTTTGTCGAGTGGCAAAAGAATGGTCTTGCAATATTGAGTCAAAATGCACTAAAACTTACGCTTGCGGGACGCTTTTGGAATGTGAATATGCAGACAGGGCTATTTCAATATCTTGCTGAAAACCCACTCAATGGAGAGCTAAACGGCTCCGAGATCCAACAACCACAAGGGATAACAAGTTAA
- the torD gene encoding molecular chaperone TorD — translation MSTDAVNTESVEINPVDQVRSTIYQLLSSLFAKEIDHKTLHDLTSEQAKHFWAQLSSEAAFKADVDILVAELAKLNSDKALLELAADYCGLFLVGTKYSASPYASLYLDSKPTAKGEEPLLFGEQHQQMTQFLKQSQLQVQSEFPEPADHLAVILAYVAHLCIHNNDAEQLSFIEANLANWLNNFVAKVTEVDSGNFYQALARLTHAWVKSDVEWLASELS, via the coding sequence ATGAGTACAGATGCAGTAAACACTGAGTCAGTAGAGATTAACCCGGTCGATCAGGTTAGAAGCACTATTTATCAATTACTTTCGTCACTATTTGCCAAAGAAATTGATCATAAGACACTGCATGATTTAACCAGCGAGCAAGCCAAGCATTTTTGGGCGCAGCTGAGCAGTGAAGCCGCTTTTAAGGCTGATGTCGATATCTTGGTTGCCGAACTCGCCAAGCTTAATAGCGACAAGGCCTTACTGGAACTCGCCGCCGATTACTGCGGTCTGTTCTTGGTCGGCACTAAATACAGTGCATCGCCCTATGCCAGCTTGTATCTCGATAGCAAGCCAACTGCAAAAGGTGAGGAGCCGTTACTCTTTGGTGAACAACATCAGCAGATGACCCAGTTTTTAAAACAGAGTCAACTGCAGGTACAGAGTGAGTTTCCAGAGCCTGCCGATCACCTTGCAGTGATCTTGGCTTATGTCGCTCATCTTTGTATCCATAACAATGATGCTGAGCAACTCAGCTTCATTGAAGCAAACTTAGCTAACTGGTTAAACAACTTCGTGGCGAAAGTTACCGAGGTAGATAGCGGTAACTTCTATCAAGCTTTGGCAAGACTCACCCATGCTTGGGTTAAGTCAGATGTTGAGTGGTTAGCGTCAGAGTTAAGCTAA
- the torC gene encoding pentaheme c-type cytochrome TorC, giving the protein MRWLLNIWRTLTKPAKYLTLGAVSLSAFLMGIIFWGGFNTALQATNTEEFCISCHGMESMPYQELQKTVHWSNHSGVRATCPDCHVPHEFGPKMARKLEASHDVYGWLFNTINTPEKYDEKRLEMASREWKRFDQNKSLACKNCHDYKSMKWDSMSKLAQKQMKRAAETDQSCIDCHKGIAHTLPNMGTARAPELIAEVGLGVTNLKVGQSYFSSLTKPLFLNENTDVEAGTLNIATKVKILEMKGNRAQIGIEGWRKKIGAGRVIYYDFGLNILSAQLTKDAALEKGVINTFEEKEDPMTGLIWQRVEADLWIEADYLLSDLQPLWDYARGTYNTSCSVCHTQPAPAHFDANTWPGMFQGMIAFVNMDQDTQALVQKYLQEHSSTFDKSAH; this is encoded by the coding sequence ATGAGATGGTTACTTAACATCTGGCGTACACTGACCAAGCCCGCTAAATACCTAACTTTAGGCGCAGTTAGCCTTTCAGCTTTCTTAATGGGGATTATCTTCTGGGGTGGTTTCAATACCGCACTACAAGCAACCAACACTGAAGAGTTCTGTATTAGCTGTCATGGTATGGAAAGCATGCCATATCAAGAACTACAGAAAACGGTGCATTGGTCTAACCATTCTGGTGTACGCGCTACCTGCCCCGACTGCCATGTACCACACGAATTTGGCCCTAAGATGGCGCGTAAACTTGAAGCATCTCACGACGTCTATGGTTGGTTATTCAATACTATCAATACCCCAGAGAAGTATGATGAAAAACGCCTAGAGATGGCGAGCCGAGAGTGGAAGCGTTTCGATCAAAATAAATCTTTGGCTTGTAAAAACTGTCATGACTACAAGTCAATGAAGTGGGATAGCATGTCTAAGCTTGCACAAAAGCAGATGAAACGGGCAGCAGAGACGGATCAAAGCTGTATCGATTGCCACAAAGGTATTGCTCACACCCTACCCAATATGGGTACGGCTCGAGCACCAGAGCTAATTGCCGAAGTCGGTTTAGGTGTTACCAACCTGAAAGTTGGACAAAGCTACTTCAGCTCATTAACTAAGCCACTATTTTTAAATGAAAATACAGATGTTGAAGCCGGTACGTTAAACATCGCGACTAAGGTGAAAATCTTAGAAATGAAAGGCAACCGCGCCCAAATAGGTATCGAAGGTTGGAGAAAGAAAATCGGTGCAGGCCGTGTGATCTACTACGACTTTGGCTTGAATATCCTGTCTGCTCAGCTCACTAAAGACGCTGCGCTAGAAAAAGGTGTGATTAATACCTTCGAAGAGAAAGAGGATCCGATGACGGGCCTTATATGGCAACGTGTAGAGGCTGACCTTTGGATTGAAGCTGACTACTTACTATCGGATCTTCAACCACTATGGGATTACGCTCGTGGTACATATAACACTAGCTGTAGTGTTTGTCACACTCAGCCAGCGCCAGCACATTTCGATGCCAACACTTGGCCTGGTATGTTCCAAGGCATGATCGCATTCGTCAATATGGATCAAGATACACAAGCTTTGGTACAGAAGTATTTACAAGAGCATTCATCAACTTTCGATAAGTCGGCTCATTAA
- a CDS encoding periplasmic nitrate reductase, NapE protein, which yields MTEQSTQKNKVNTKRDEIRALCFIIFLLFPVLSATLISAYGLITWISLTLTGIPSH from the coding sequence ATGACTGAGCAATCTACCCAAAAAAATAAAGTTAACACCAAGAGAGATGAAATAAGAGCACTCTGCTTTATCATCTTCCTTCTATTCCCAGTGCTTAGTGCAACTCTAATCAGCGCATACGGGTTAATCACATGGATATCGCTAACGCTTACTGGCATTCCATCTCACTAA
- the torS gene encoding TMAO reductase system sensor histidine kinase/response regulator TorS, which produces MFLPKSPLPKLSLSRKSLIGRLMLAFGLLALLLLLLVSLGSVSLRWVQEADKYLYNKALPASEAASQLALSSSALAENAKQLGLTQEEGQRQFVGRKLSIESATMLSAIKVLKALEVNFDLSLEQSASDILVDLSMLGELVGQRIQVAHSLRGQGKALVDAANVSTELLLAELAIVDSGILSKLSLAYPDAVGADKTAQLLDTLIEQDLDTQERLNRALKIVHNIALMGQMFQSPELEPGLYTLLGDTASRATPLVGQANNPLESASPQPTEQDTVNADIESRYLASLTSLTRIIRDPNRAATLAEQFTQLQTLPRSLSLQKEYAHYNQAQELQLQAITDKLDGLNEVVANAMLQQRLEADNARSNYLKQLSWAKLGLWMTGLLMFLVIFLVVYKVIYKGIALKLDAATKALAQLSLGNTAVTIDTQGDDELAAMASAIKAFKQKTDHNQKLQAELRETAAELFEHKQALEAKVEARTLELAEANIQLDREAKGHVHARDMAEQANQAKSLFLATMSHEIRTPLNGLLGTLTLLGHSKLPPAQMQLLALSQYSGTLLQTVLNDILDFSRLEQRKLANEPRAVDINELLEQVVAIMLAGAGLAGLTLRSHHSNLPKWIYIDGPKLRQVLLNLLGNAIKFTPQGRVDLIAEVKDGLLQFKVQDTGVGIDPEAMTKLFKAYSNEPSQGRDRGTGLGLAISKQLVELMNSDANTYICGASAAVEERALSKAGVWVKSGVGKGSCFGFSLPLVICDRPDIELQQQVIHTQTKNLLVIEDNKINAMVAQGFLAHLGHTSVLANSCEAARKAYTVQSAKQFDAIMLDIQLGDGSGVELLEELQEVNRQAEHQIEIAAFTAQLQADDMDNYHAKGFNLVLMKPLDMQALSNWLGNAEPLQDLESPVETALSGKIALSGQTVVSQKKALSQKTPEDGALREGSNPLASNNTDTALLDDAQLNQDLTYLGLETVIELAQLYQQTSEVHFEGLLKDDADIGHILHALKGSSANMGLEALSSQCKLLEKSDLSQSQYQAVEHEALKALWLASIAALQAWIALKKDE; this is translated from the coding sequence TTGTTTTTGCCTAAATCACCTTTGCCAAAATTGTCATTATCGAGAAAAAGCTTAATTGGCCGCCTAATGCTGGCTTTTGGCTTGCTCGCCTTATTGCTACTACTGTTAGTTAGTTTAGGTAGCGTGAGTTTACGTTGGGTTCAAGAGGCTGATAAGTATCTATATAACAAGGCATTACCAGCATCTGAGGCTGCGAGTCAACTGGCACTGTCGAGTAGCGCCTTGGCTGAAAATGCCAAGCAACTTGGGTTGACTCAGGAGGAGGGCCAGCGTCAGTTTGTGGGGCGTAAGTTGTCGATAGAAAGTGCCACGATGCTCAGTGCGATTAAAGTGCTTAAAGCACTCGAAGTTAATTTTGACTTGAGCTTAGAGCAGAGTGCTTCTGACATTTTAGTGGATCTGTCTATGCTCGGGGAGCTGGTCGGCCAGCGCATTCAGGTCGCCCACAGTTTAAGGGGGCAAGGTAAAGCATTAGTCGATGCCGCGAACGTGAGTACTGAGCTGTTGCTAGCGGAGCTCGCTATCGTCGATTCAGGGATTTTATCTAAGCTCAGCTTGGCTTACCCCGATGCGGTTGGCGCTGATAAAACGGCTCAGTTGCTAGACACCCTTATCGAGCAAGACTTAGATACTCAAGAGCGACTCAATCGCGCCCTTAAAATCGTTCATAATATCGCTTTAATGGGGCAGATGTTTCAGTCTCCAGAGCTGGAACCGGGGCTCTATACCCTGCTAGGGGATACAGCTAGCCGTGCAACGCCTTTGGTGGGGCAGGCTAACAATCCTCTGGAGTCGGCGTCACCACAGCCAACAGAGCAAGACACTGTCAACGCCGATATTGAGAGCCGTTACCTTGCCTCGCTAACTAGCCTTACCCGAATTATTCGCGACCCGAACCGAGCCGCAACGCTTGCGGAGCAGTTTACTCAACTGCAAACCTTGCCACGGAGCCTCTCTTTGCAAAAAGAGTATGCTCATTATAATCAGGCGCAAGAGTTACAGTTGCAGGCCATTACAGATAAACTCGATGGGCTTAATGAAGTGGTTGCCAATGCGATGCTGCAGCAACGTCTAGAAGCTGACAATGCTCGAAGTAACTACCTCAAACAGCTCAGCTGGGCAAAGCTGGGGTTATGGATGACGGGCTTGTTGATGTTTTTAGTGATTTTCTTGGTTGTTTATAAAGTCATCTATAAGGGGATCGCCCTTAAACTCGATGCGGCAACTAAGGCGTTGGCACAGTTAAGCTTAGGTAATACTGCCGTCACCATCGATACCCAAGGCGATGATGAACTTGCCGCCATGGCGAGTGCCATTAAAGCCTTTAAACAAAAGACAGATCATAACCAAAAGCTGCAGGCGGAGCTGCGCGAAACGGCTGCCGAGCTGTTTGAGCATAAACAGGCATTGGAAGCGAAAGTTGAAGCCAGAACACTAGAGCTTGCCGAGGCCAATATTCAGCTCGATAGAGAGGCCAAAGGCCATGTGCATGCCCGTGATATGGCAGAGCAAGCCAACCAAGCTAAGTCATTATTCTTGGCAACCATGAGTCATGAGATCCGCACGCCACTCAACGGTCTTTTAGGTACCTTAACCCTGTTGGGCCACTCTAAGCTGCCTCCTGCGCAGATGCAACTTCTAGCACTGTCGCAATATAGCGGCACGCTATTGCAGACGGTATTGAACGATATTCTAGACTTTTCTCGCCTAGAACAGAGAAAGCTCGCCAATGAGCCCCGCGCCGTCGATATCAATGAGTTGCTCGAGCAGGTGGTGGCGATCATGTTAGCGGGGGCTGGACTTGCCGGATTAACCCTGCGTTCTCACCATAGCAACCTGCCTAAGTGGATCTATATCGATGGGCCTAAACTGCGTCAGGTATTGTTAAACCTATTGGGCAACGCAATTAAGTTTACCCCTCAGGGGCGAGTCGACTTGATTGCCGAAGTTAAAGACGGCTTGCTGCAATTTAAGGTGCAAGATACGGGCGTCGGTATCGATCCAGAAGCGATGACAAAACTGTTTAAAGCCTACAGTAATGAGCCAAGTCAAGGGCGAGATCGCGGTACGGGACTCGGGCTCGCTATTAGTAAGCAACTAGTTGAGCTGATGAATAGCGATGCGAATACTTATATTTGTGGCGCAAGCGCAGCAGTCGAGGAGCGTGCTTTAAGTAAGGCTGGAGTATGGGTGAAGAGTGGGGTGGGCAAGGGAAGTTGCTTTGGTTTTTCACTGCCGCTGGTTATCTGTGACAGACCCGATATAGAGCTGCAACAGCAGGTGATCCATACCCAAACTAAAAACCTTTTGGTTATCGAAGATAATAAGATTAATGCCATGGTGGCTCAAGGCTTCCTCGCTCATCTAGGGCACACATCGGTGTTAGCCAACAGCTGCGAAGCCGCGAGAAAAGCCTATACGGTACAAAGTGCAAAGCAGTTTGATGCCATCATGCTCGATATTCAACTCGGTGATGGTTCGGGGGTTGAGTTGCTGGAAGAGCTTCAGGAGGTGAACAGACAAGCCGAGCATCAAATCGAGATTGCCGCCTTTACCGCTCAGCTGCAAGCCGACGATATGGATAACTATCATGCTAAGGGTTTTAACTTAGTCTTGATGAAACCGCTGGATATGCAAGCCTTATCAAACTGGCTCGGCAACGCCGAGCCACTACAAGATCTCGAAAGCCCAGTTGAAACAGCCTTGAGCGGGAAAATAGCCTTGAGTGGGCAAACAGTCGTGAGCCAGAAGAAAGCCTTGAGCCAGAAAACCCCCGAGGATGGAGCCCTAAGGGAGGGGAGTAACCCATTAGCCAGCAATAACACCGATACCGCACTGCTCGATGACGCCCAGCTAAACCAAGACCTAACTTATCTTGGGCTAGAGACGGTGATAGAGCTGGCTCAGCTTTACCAACAAACCAGTGAGGTGCATTTTGAAGGCTTACTTAAAGACGATGCCGATATTGGTCATATTTTGCATGCCTTAAAAGGCAGCAGCGCTAACATGGGATTAGAGGCATTATCGAGTCAATGTAAGCTGCTGGAAAAGTCTGACTTGAGTCAAAGCCAGTACCAAGCTGTTGAACATGAGGCACTTAAGGCATTATGGCTGGCGTCAATAGCGGCATTGCAGGCATGGATAGCGCTGAAAAAAGATGAATAA
- the torA gene encoding trimethylamine-N-oxide reductase TorA — MNRRDFLKGLVGTSYVILSGSSVLAPLNALAASGADASDGWLTTGSHMGAFKMKRKNGVISEVIPFDTDMYPTDMINGIKGLVYNESRIRYPMVRLDYLLKGHQSDTTQRGDFRFVRVTWDKALGLFKDSLDLIQTKYGPSGLHAGQTGWRATGQLHSCTSHMQRAVAMHGNFVKKVGDYSTGAGQTILPYVLGSTEVYAQGTSWSLILEHSKTIILWSNDPYKNLQVGWNAETHESYAYLAQLKEKVAKGEIRVISIDPVVSKTQEYLGCEHLYINPQTDVPFMLAIAHEMVDKNLLDNEFIEGYSLGFDQFLPYLQGQTDGVEKTPEWASKICGVSPEIIRDLAKVMTKARTQILMGWCVQRQQHGEQPYWMSAVLATMIGQIGLPGGGISYGHHYSGIGVPSSGAAAPGAFPRNLDDGQKQIFDSTDFKGASSVIPVARWIDSILEPGKTIDANGSKVTYPDIKMMVFSGNNPWNHHQDRNRMKEAFFKLECIVSIDMNWTAACRFSDIVLPACTTFERNDIDVYGSYANRGLLAMQKMVEPLYESLSDFEIFTRFAALLGEGKAQEYTRGMNEHQWLEMLYNDCKASNEGKFAMPSFEEFWKAGYVNFGEGKPWTRHAAFRDDPEINPLGTPSGLIEIFSRKIAHYEYDDCPGHPTWMEKVERSHGGPGSKKHPIWLQSCHPDKRLHSQMCESTEFRETYTVKGREPVYLNPEDAKKRGIKSGDIVRVFNDRGQLIAGAVVSDKFPEGVIRIQEGAWYGPVGKDGSKVGGNEIGALDSYGDPNTLTLDIGTSKLAQACSAYTCLVDYEKYQGKVPTVSSFSGPIEIAL; from the coding sequence ATGAACAGAAGAGACTTTCTAAAAGGCTTAGTAGGAACATCTTATGTCATACTTAGCGGATCATCAGTACTTGCACCTCTCAATGCTTTAGCGGCGTCAGGTGCCGATGCAAGTGACGGCTGGCTAACAACAGGTTCGCACATGGGTGCGTTCAAGATGAAGCGCAAAAATGGCGTGATCTCTGAGGTTATTCCATTCGATACTGATATGTATCCAACCGATATGATCAACGGTATTAAAGGCTTAGTGTATAACGAATCTCGTATTCGTTACCCAATGGTGCGCTTAGACTATCTATTGAAAGGTCACCAAAGCGACACCACACAACGCGGTGACTTCCGCTTTGTTCGTGTGACTTGGGACAAGGCACTGGGTTTGTTTAAAGACTCACTCGACCTAATTCAAACAAAATATGGTCCATCTGGCCTGCACGCTGGACAAACAGGTTGGCGTGCAACGGGTCAATTGCACTCATGTACTAGCCACATGCAGCGCGCTGTAGCCATGCACGGTAACTTTGTTAAAAAAGTCGGCGACTACTCAACAGGTGCAGGGCAAACAATTTTGCCTTACGTCTTAGGTTCTACCGAAGTGTATGCTCAAGGTACCTCTTGGTCGTTAATTCTTGAGCACTCTAAGACCATTATTTTGTGGTCAAATGATCCTTACAAGAACTTACAGGTCGGCTGGAATGCTGAAACACACGAGTCTTATGCTTACCTTGCTCAGTTAAAAGAGAAGGTTGCTAAAGGTGAGATCCGTGTTATTAGTATCGACCCTGTTGTTTCCAAAACTCAGGAATACCTAGGTTGTGAGCATCTGTACATTAACCCACAAACCGACGTGCCATTCATGCTCGCTATTGCTCATGAAATGGTCGATAAAAACCTACTAGATAATGAGTTTATCGAAGGCTATAGCTTAGGCTTTGACCAATTCCTGCCTTACCTACAAGGTCAAACTGATGGTGTCGAAAAAACACCTGAATGGGCATCAAAAATCTGTGGTGTTTCACCTGAGATTATCCGTGATCTTGCAAAAGTCATGACCAAAGCCCGCACCCAAATATTGATGGGCTGGTGTGTTCAGCGTCAGCAGCATGGTGAGCAGCCATACTGGATGTCAGCGGTACTAGCAACCATGATTGGCCAAATTGGTTTACCAGGCGGCGGTATTAGCTATGGTCACCATTACTCCGGTATTGGCGTACCCTCTTCTGGAGCAGCGGCGCCAGGTGCGTTCCCACGTAACCTAGACGATGGCCAAAAGCAGATTTTTGACAGCACTGACTTTAAAGGTGCAAGTAGCGTTATTCCTGTTGCACGTTGGATTGACTCAATCCTCGAGCCAGGCAAGACCATCGATGCTAATGGCTCTAAGGTCACCTATCCAGACATTAAGATGATGGTGTTCTCTGGTAACAACCCATGGAACCACCACCAAGATCGTAACCGCATGAAAGAAGCTTTCTTCAAGCTTGAGTGCATTGTGTCTATCGATATGAACTGGACTGCGGCTTGTCGCTTCTCTGATATCGTACTGCCTGCTTGTACGACGTTCGAACGAAACGATATCGACGTCTACGGCTCTTATGCTAACCGTGGATTATTAGCCATGCAGAAAATGGTTGAGCCACTTTACGAGAGTCTTTCTGATTTCGAGATTTTCACTCGATTTGCCGCACTTTTAGGCGAAGGCAAAGCGCAAGAGTACACTCGAGGCATGAACGAGCATCAGTGGTTAGAGATGCTGTACAACGATTGTAAAGCGTCGAATGAGGGTAAGTTTGCAATGCCATCGTTCGAAGAGTTCTGGAAAGCTGGCTATGTGAACTTCGGTGAAGGTAAGCCTTGGACACGCCATGCAGCATTTAGAGACGATCCTGAGATTAACCCATTGGGTACGCCATCGGGCTTGATTGAGATCTTCAGCCGTAAGATTGCCCACTATGAGTACGATGACTGCCCTGGCCACCCAACATGGATGGAAAAAGTTGAGCGTAGTCATGGCGGTCCTGGTTCTAAGAAACACCCAATTTGGTTACAGTCTTGCCACCCGGACAAACGCCTACATTCACAGATGTGTGAGTCTACAGAGTTCCGTGAAACCTACACAGTCAAAGGGCGTGAGCCTGTGTACTTAAACCCAGAAGATGCCAAGAAACGCGGCATTAAATCTGGCGATATAGTGCGTGTATTTAACGACCGTGGTCAACTGATTGCCGGTGCCGTCGTATCGGATAAATTCCCAGAGGGCGTTATCCGTATTCAAGAGGGTGCTTGGTATGGTCCTGTTGGTAAAGATGGTAGCAAAGTCGGTGGTAATGAAATTGGTGCCCTAGATAGTTATGGCGATCCAAATACTCTAACGCTAGATATCGGTACCTCTAAGCTTGCACAAGCTTGTTCTGCTTATACTTGCCTTGTTGACTACGAAAAGTATCAAGGTAAAGTACCGACAGTCAGTTCATTTAGCGGTCCGATTGAGATAGCACTATGA